One window from the genome of Mucilaginibacter ginsenosidivorans encodes:
- a CDS encoding DUF5000 domain-containing lipoprotein: protein MKKIEKYIVRISPLILVILMGLLSSCKKNDGYTAPVSADKSKPGVITDIKVKNLNGAAYITYTLPNSPNLLYVEAEYNINGKTVRQTKSSYYTDTVLVDGFAKSQDYKVTLRSVSRANVQSDPVTVTVHPDTPYYLLVKPTIKLTADFGGVNIKAVNRGKSPVGLILIAMDVSTNALEVSDQHYTNQDSINYTIRGFSPTPRQIGAYVTDKYGNVSDTTLMTITPIFETLLDKSKFSTYRLPSDSPTAYGWEVPYLWDNKTDGYSNGWHTAPGGPQPIQVTFSMGVSAQLSRFVMWERPDQYAYAHGNPKDFSIWGSDKPAPQDASLPTLAPVGAVVGDWVNLGNYHFPDPPSGLTPGFTNTADAAFVAAGVNFDIPPGAPIVRYFRMVVRDTWSGGDFAHVMEFSIYGNPQ, encoded by the coding sequence ATGAAAAAAATTGAAAAATATATAGTGCGGATATCACCATTAATACTCGTTATACTAATGGGTTTGCTGAGTTCGTGCAAAAAGAACGACGGATATACCGCGCCCGTGTCGGCCGATAAATCAAAGCCGGGGGTTATAACAGATATAAAAGTTAAAAACCTGAATGGCGCAGCCTATATCACCTATACATTGCCTAATTCTCCAAACTTGTTATATGTCGAGGCGGAGTATAATATTAACGGAAAAACAGTTCGTCAAACCAAATCAAGTTATTACACCGACACCGTGTTGGTGGATGGTTTTGCAAAAAGCCAGGATTATAAGGTAACGTTAAGGTCGGTAAGCCGTGCCAATGTGCAGTCCGATCCGGTTACCGTAACCGTGCACCCCGATACACCCTACTACCTGCTTGTGAAACCGACCATTAAGTTGACCGCGGATTTTGGTGGCGTGAATATAAAGGCTGTAAACCGGGGTAAGTCGCCGGTGGGATTGATTTTGATTGCCATGGATGTTTCAACCAATGCGCTCGAAGTTTCGGATCAACACTATACCAACCAGGACAGTATAAATTATACCATAAGAGGATTTTCTCCAACGCCCCGGCAAATTGGGGCCTACGTTACTGATAAGTATGGAAATGTTTCTGATACAACACTCATGACAATAACCCCCATATTTGAAACACTGCTTGATAAGAGCAAGTTTTCGACTTACAGGTTACCCTCTGACAGCCCAACTGCTTACGGATGGGAGGTGCCTTATTTGTGGGATAATAAGACGGATGGTTACTCCAACGGATGGCATACAGCTCCGGGTGGCCCGCAACCCATACAGGTAACTTTTAGCATGGGCGTATCGGCGCAGTTAAGCCGTTTTGTGATGTGGGAAAGGCCCGACCAGTATGCCTATGCACATGGTAATCCAAAAGATTTTTCGATCTGGGGGTCCGATAAACCTGCGCCGCAGGACGCCTCATTGCCAACATTAGCCCCCGTTGGGGCTGTTGTGGGAGATTGGGTAAACCTGGGTAATTATCATTTTCCCGACCCTCCCTCGGGCCTTACACCAGGCTTTACAAACACTGCCGATGCCGCCTTTGTAGCCGCTGGTGTCAATTTTGACATCCCGCCGGGAGCTCCCATTGTAAGGTATTTCCGCATGGTTGTTCGCGATACGTGGTCGGGCGGTGATTTTGCGCATGTGATGGAGTTTTCTATTTATGGTAACCCGCAGTAA
- a CDS encoding RagB/SusD family nutrient uptake outer membrane protein, which produces MKTYYKSLLLMFLLFSGVSCKKYLNVVPDNTGTLDYAFRNRNEAENYLFTCYATLQQFYDPTANAGFTTSSEIIYPDNLTNHPLMETGFSLIRGTQTSGNVGLNFWDGENGGVAIYRSIRRCNIMLENIDKPIDLSPAEKQRWIAEVKFLKAYYHYYLVRLYGPIPIIKTNLDITASTEAVRVARSPVDSVFSYIVQLLDEAAPNLPAVIDNKAQELGRVTSVIALSVKAEVLATEASPLFNGNPDFSGTKNKNGTPLFSSTYDETKWQKAADAAKVAIDACTAAGLKLYTFSAPAISVPDSLNRVLTIQNAVTEKWDQNPELIWALNGNFPDQGYATPRLTPKSAVNIFSNPSTFAVPISTAELFYTDKGVPLNEDKTFDYNSRYNLQTGDYASRFYVQNGYTTIKEHFDREARFYASIGFDGGIWFGNGKTNINDLYHVEARGNSSLAGPKDLNTLNITGYWPKKLANYLSVYDDGFAPIEFHLPIMRLSGLYLLYAEALNEVNGPTAEAFNYIDKVRARAGLQGVQESWTAYSKDPAKFTTKEGLRAIIHQERRIELCFEGQSGWDLRRWKELQGVLSNPLQGWNIYESEAGNYYHPRTVLIPVFGLKNYLWPIKDNDLIIDNNLVQNPYW; this is translated from the coding sequence ATGAAAACATATTATAAAAGTTTATTGCTGATGTTCCTGCTGTTTTCGGGGGTGTCATGCAAAAAATATTTAAATGTCGTTCCCGATAATACAGGCACGCTCGACTATGCATTCAGAAACCGTAACGAGGCAGAAAATTATCTTTTTACCTGCTACGCCACGCTGCAGCAGTTTTACGATCCTACTGCCAATGCGGGCTTCACTACTTCGTCAGAGATCATTTATCCCGATAACCTCACCAATCACCCCCTTATGGAGACAGGCTTTTCCCTTATCCGGGGAACCCAAACCAGCGGCAATGTGGGCCTTAATTTTTGGGACGGCGAGAACGGCGGGGTGGCCATTTACCGGTCTATACGCAGGTGTAATATCATGCTCGAAAACATTGATAAGCCGATTGACCTTAGTCCGGCCGAGAAACAACGCTGGATAGCTGAAGTGAAATTTCTGAAGGCCTATTATCATTATTACCTCGTGCGTTTGTACGGGCCGATACCAATCATCAAAACAAACCTGGATATCACTGCTTCAACAGAAGCGGTGCGGGTGGCCCGGTCGCCGGTCGACTCGGTATTTAGTTACATCGTGCAATTGCTGGATGAAGCCGCGCCAAACCTGCCGGCTGTTATTGACAATAAGGCGCAGGAATTGGGCCGCGTAACCTCAGTGATAGCGCTGTCGGTTAAAGCAGAGGTTTTAGCCACCGAAGCAAGCCCCTTATTTAACGGGAACCCTGATTTTTCGGGAACAAAAAACAAAAATGGCACGCCGTTATTTTCAAGCACCTATGACGAAACAAAATGGCAAAAGGCAGCGGATGCCGCTAAAGTGGCCATTGATGCCTGCACGGCGGCCGGGTTAAAGCTTTACACCTTCTCGGCGCCGGCAATAAGTGTCCCCGACTCATTAAACAGGGTTTTAACCATACAGAATGCGGTAACAGAAAAATGGGATCAGAATCCTGAGCTGATATGGGCACTAAATGGAAATTTTCCCGACCAGGGGTATGCTACGCCAAGGCTGACGCCAAAATCGGCGGTTAATATATTTTCAAATCCATCCACGTTTGCGGTGCCCATTTCTACAGCCGAACTTTTTTATACCGACAAAGGTGTGCCGCTTAATGAAGATAAAACATTCGACTATAACAGCCGGTACAACCTTCAGACAGGCGATTATGCCAGCCGCTTTTATGTTCAGAATGGCTATACCACTATAAAAGAACATTTTGACCGCGAAGCCAGGTTTTATGCAAGCATTGGCTTTGACGGCGGCATTTGGTTCGGCAACGGAAAGACCAATATTAATGACTTGTATCATGTAGAGGCACGCGGCAATTCGTCATTGGCAGGACCTAAAGACCTTAATACCTTAAACATAACCGGCTACTGGCCAAAAAAGCTGGCCAATTACCTTTCCGTTTATGATGACGGTTTTGCGCCGATCGAATTTCATTTGCCCATAATGCGCCTTTCGGGTTTGTATTTATTATATGCCGAAGCTTTGAACGAAGTTAACGGTCCGACTGCTGAGGCATTCAATTACATCGATAAAGTAAGGGCCCGGGCCGGTTTACAGGGTGTGCAGGAATCGTGGACGGCTTACTCAAAAGATCCGGCAAAGTTTACCACCAAGGAAGGATTAAGGGCCATAATTCACCAGGAAAGAAGAATAGAGCTTTGTTTCGAGGGTCAAAGCGGCTGGGATCTCCGCAGGTGGAAGGAACTACAGGGCGTATTAAGTAACCCGCTGCAGGGATGGAACATTTATGAATCAGAAGCGGGCAACTATTATCACCCGCGCACAGTGCTGATACCGGTATTCGGGCTAAAAAATTACCTGTGGCCCATTAAGGACAACGACCTGATCATAGACAATAACCTGGTCCAAAATCCTTACTGGTAG
- a CDS encoding TonB-dependent receptor: MYKFFTTNICMPSGCIGKFLLIMKITTFILFLAFMQVSAAVFSQKITYKENDVSLKKVLNEINKQTGYNVFWPPKSIKNAHNLDVNFQNTSIEEALNICLKDSKLTYTIEGKSVIIKDASAANTSTPLASIIADITVTGTVRDDKGTPMQGVTISVVGNSKVGTVTDNNGKFILDVKSDAVIKVSFVGFVSQTFTVSAENNLFNIVLLEDVKSAEEVVITAYGRKERREAVVGSVTTVKPSELKIPASNLTNALAGQVAGVIAYQPSGQPGQDNAQFFIRGVTTFGYNKSPLILIDNVELSANDLARLQVDDIASFSILKDASATALYGARGANGVILVSTKEGKIGKAVINFRYENSISQSAKTLQLADPITYMRLFNEATTTRDPLSPLPFPENKIINTQATLAHAPGSNPYVYPAVDWLNMLFKKNTLTQRADMSVSGGNELAKYYVSGSYSIDHGILREDIANNNNNNVNFRNYQLRSNVNINLSKTTELVVRLEGMFNEYNGPLTTDASFQTDLYNIAVHTSPVLFPAYFPADSANRNTKHILFGNVGGNNSIQYNNPYAALLRGHKNYSESRLSAQLELNQNLSFITNGLNFHGLFHTNRYSYFESQMGYSPFYYNVENYDKTTNQYTLQWLNPQPTGNNVATEYLSYYRDPSTDNLNTYIFFQGVLDYSKRIGDHNLSASLIGTQQQTVYSNARNPATGQQDLQYSLPYRNLTVAGRATYSYKGKYFLEFNFGYNGTERFSEAHRFGFFPTIGASWMVSEEKFWWGGLSNIISRLKIRGSYGTVGNDQIGSQRFYYISNVNLNGGNPATFGTNNGYTRNGVVVNNYANPDITWETSRQANIGLEFTVLKSLNVVAEVYKYHRYNILQDRTIPATMGLESNVTANFGTADTKGIDIQMDYRQTFSKNFWMLGRGNFTYATSVYGNYEQPQYKEAYRYQKGQPIDRQYGYIAERLFVDDNEARNSPSQIFSSNGRPPQGGDIKYRDLNGDGKIDGADETFIGYPTIPEIVYGYGLSMGYKSFDLSAFFQGQTRVSFFIDPSRVSPFIQSPDPYIYGNTQLLKAFADNHWSEDNQNLYAEYPRLGVTGNQIENNRQNSTYWMRDGSFLRLKSVEVGYTLPASLTKKISVTKCRIYFNGLNLYTWSPFKLWDPELGGNGFAYPIQKVFNLGITATL, translated from the coding sequence ATGTATAAATTTTTTACTACAAACATTTGTATGCCTTCGGGCTGCATTGGGAAATTTCTGCTCATCATGAAGATCACCACCTTTATTCTCTTTCTTGCTTTCATGCAGGTAAGTGCAGCGGTATTTTCTCAGAAGATCACCTATAAGGAGAACGATGTCTCGTTAAAAAAGGTGTTAAACGAAATTAATAAGCAAACTGGTTATAACGTTTTCTGGCCGCCCAAAAGCATCAAAAATGCCCATAATTTAGATGTAAACTTTCAAAACACATCTATTGAGGAGGCCCTGAATATCTGTCTGAAGGATTCAAAACTTACCTACACTATCGAAGGTAAATCGGTTATTATTAAAGATGCATCAGCTGCCAATACCAGTACTCCCTTAGCTTCAATTATTGCGGATATTACCGTAACCGGGACGGTGAGGGATGACAAAGGAACGCCCATGCAGGGAGTGACCATTTCGGTGGTCGGTAATTCCAAAGTAGGAACGGTGACCGACAATAACGGCAAGTTCATCCTGGACGTAAAGAGCGACGCTGTGATCAAAGTTTCTTTTGTTGGCTTTGTTTCACAAACCTTTACGGTAAGCGCAGAAAACAACCTGTTTAATATTGTTTTACTTGAAGACGTCAAAAGCGCAGAAGAAGTAGTTATTACTGCTTACGGACGAAAGGAAAGAAGAGAAGCTGTAGTGGGTTCTGTTACTACTGTAAAGCCATCCGAACTGAAGATACCTGCAAGTAACCTTACAAATGCGCTTGCCGGGCAGGTAGCCGGTGTTATAGCCTATCAGCCGAGCGGCCAGCCGGGGCAGGATAATGCGCAATTCTTTATCAGGGGCGTAACAACATTTGGTTATAATAAGAGCCCTTTGATCCTGATCGATAACGTTGAACTTTCAGCCAACGACCTTGCCCGTTTGCAGGTAGATGATATAGCCAGCTTTTCAATATTAAAAGACGCAAGTGCAACTGCCCTTTACGGTGCAAGAGGAGCAAACGGCGTTATACTGGTTAGTACCAAGGAAGGAAAGATTGGTAAAGCTGTCATCAATTTCCGGTATGAGAATTCGATCTCACAATCGGCTAAAACTTTACAACTGGCCGACCCGATAACCTATATGCGGCTGTTTAACGAAGCCACTACTACCCGCGATCCATTGAGCCCGCTCCCCTTTCCCGAAAACAAGATCATCAACACCCAGGCTACGCTGGCACATGCGCCCGGCAGTAACCCTTATGTTTACCCGGCGGTGGATTGGTTAAACATGTTATTTAAAAAGAACACCTTAACACAACGCGCGGACATGAGTGTTAGCGGGGGTAACGAGCTTGCTAAATATTATGTGTCCGGTTCGTACAGTATCGATCACGGTATCCTGCGGGAAGACATCGCGAACAACAACAATAACAACGTTAATTTCCGGAATTACCAGCTGCGCTCAAATGTTAACATTAATCTATCTAAAACAACCGAACTTGTTGTGCGGTTGGAGGGGATGTTCAACGAATACAATGGCCCGCTGACCACAGATGCGTCATTTCAAACCGACTTGTACAATATAGCGGTGCATACCAGTCCGGTGCTGTTCCCCGCCTACTTTCCTGCCGATTCAGCCAACCGGAATACCAAGCATATCCTGTTTGGTAATGTCGGCGGTAATAACAGCATACAATACAACAACCCTTATGCTGCCTTACTGCGCGGGCATAAAAATTACTCCGAATCAAGGCTGTCGGCGCAATTGGAACTGAACCAGAATTTATCGTTTATAACGAATGGCCTTAATTTTCATGGGCTGTTCCACACCAACCGCTATTCGTATTTTGAATCTCAGATGGGCTATTCTCCGTTCTATTACAACGTCGAGAATTACGATAAAACAACAAACCAGTACACGCTGCAATGGCTAAATCCGCAGCCCACCGGGAACAATGTTGCTACCGAATATTTATCCTACTACCGCGATCCGAGCACGGATAACTTAAATACCTATATTTTTTTCCAGGGTGTGTTGGATTACAGTAAACGCATCGGAGATCATAACCTGAGCGCCTCACTGATCGGCACGCAACAGCAAACGGTTTATTCCAATGCCAGGAACCCTGCAACAGGGCAGCAGGATCTGCAATACTCATTGCCCTACCGTAATTTAACCGTTGCGGGCCGCGCCACTTATTCTTACAAAGGCAAGTATTTTCTGGAGTTTAACTTCGGTTATAACGGTACGGAGCGTTTTTCTGAAGCACACAGGTTCGGGTTTTTCCCAACTATTGGCGCTTCATGGATGGTGTCTGAAGAGAAGTTCTGGTGGGGCGGTTTGTCAAACATTATTTCACGCTTAAAAATACGCGGCAGCTACGGCACTGTTGGTAACGATCAGATAGGTTCGCAAAGGTTTTACTACATTTCAAATGTAAACCTCAACGGCGGCAACCCGGCCACCTTTGGTACTAATAATGGGTATACACGCAACGGTGTTGTTGTTAATAACTACGCCAACCCGGATATTACCTGGGAAACATCGCGCCAGGCCAACATCGGCCTTGAATTTACGGTGCTTAAAAGCCTGAATGTAGTAGCTGAAGTTTACAAATATCACCGGTATAATATCCTGCAGGACCGTACCATACCCGCAACAATGGGTCTTGAATCTAACGTTACGGCCAATTTTGGAACGGCAGACACGAAGGGTATAGATATCCAGATGGATTACCGGCAAACATTCAGCAAAAACTTCTGGATGCTGGGACGCGGTAACTTCACCTACGCCACAAGTGTATACGGAAATTACGAACAGCCCCAGTATAAAGAGGCATACCGGTATCAGAAAGGGCAACCGATTGACCGGCAGTATGGCTATATAGCAGAGCGTTTATTTGTTGATGATAATGAGGCCCGGAATTCACCATCGCAAATATTTTCGAGTAATGGCCGACCGCCACAGGGAGGCGATATCAAATATCGCGATTTGAATGGTGATGGCAAGATCGACGGGGCCGATGAGACATTTATTGGCTACCCTACCATCCCCGAGATCGTATATGGTTACGGCCTTTCAATGGGTTATAAAAGCTTCGATCTTTCCGCATTTTTCCAGGGTCAGACCCGGGTTTCCTTCTTTATCGATCCAAGCAGGGTGAGCCCGTTTATCCAAAGCCCCGATCCATACATCTACGGGAATACACAACTATTAAAGGCCTTTGCTGATAACCATTGGTCGGAGGATAATCAAAATTTATATGCTGAATATCCAAGGCTTGGTGTAACAGGCAACCAGATAGAAAACAACCGTCAGAACAGTACCTATTGGATGCGCGACGGAAGCTTTTTGCGGCTGAAATCAGTAGAGGTTGGCTATACGCTGCCGGCATCGCTTACCAAAAAAATAAGCGTTACCAAGTGCCGCATTTATTTCAATGGCTTAAACCTGTATACCTGGTCTCCATTTAAATTATGGGACCCGGAGCTGGGGGGTAACGGATTTGCCTACCCGATACAAAAGGTGTTTAACCTGGGCATAACCGCAACTTTATAG
- a CDS encoding FecR family protein, with protein MNRERIYILISKFRDNTASEAEKEELLNWYRQKAYQDAEFPESEDAVGDFMLSRLNREIRPVRRSMPYVRWLAAASVVVVLGVSWLLVSKFTGGADKNRIALVPKNDIPPGRNKAVLTLADGSKISLTDAGNGEIANQNGIQVTKSADGQLVYTIKPSQDQNTAPGSAGTTQLHSFNTIETPKGGQYQVVLPDGSKVWLNAFSSLKFPVNFNAVKERRVELKGEAYFEVVHNDAMPFRVVTDKQVVEDIGTRFDINAYDDEANSKTSLLQGKVRIIADGRSALLNPGQQATVANGIKISEVNTEQVIAWKNGYFNFDDEKLENIMKSVSRWYVVDVVFEDDNLKSETYGAITTRFANISTLLNIMEQTGDAKFTIEGSTIKISKKKSHPDKTN; from the coding sequence TTGAACCGGGAACGTATTTACATTTTAATTTCAAAATTCAGGGATAATACTGCCTCTGAAGCTGAAAAAGAGGAGCTTTTGAACTGGTATCGTCAAAAGGCGTACCAGGATGCGGAGTTTCCCGAAAGCGAAGACGCTGTTGGCGATTTTATGCTTTCGCGCCTTAACCGCGAAATAAGACCAGTACGCAGAAGTATGCCTTATGTGAGATGGCTGGCCGCTGCTTCTGTAGTGGTGGTTTTGGGCGTATCGTGGTTGCTTGTTTCGAAATTTACGGGTGGCGCAGATAAGAACAGGATTGCTTTAGTGCCAAAAAATGATATTCCACCAGGCCGTAATAAAGCGGTGTTAACCCTGGCCGATGGCTCAAAAATATCGCTGACCGATGCCGGGAATGGGGAAATTGCCAATCAGAATGGCATACAGGTAACCAAATCGGCCGATGGGCAGTTGGTTTATACCATCAAACCTTCCCAAGATCAAAACACTGCGCCCGGTTCAGCCGGCACAACTCAGTTACACTCCTTTAATACCATAGAGACGCCTAAAGGCGGGCAGTACCAGGTGGTTTTGCCCGATGGATCAAAAGTGTGGCTCAATGCATTTTCATCGCTCAAATTCCCCGTAAATTTTAATGCAGTTAAGGAACGCCGTGTTGAATTAAAAGGCGAGGCTTACTTTGAAGTGGTGCATAATGATGCAATGCCCTTTAGGGTGGTAACTGATAAACAGGTGGTGGAAGATATAGGCACCCGGTTCGATATAAACGCATACGACGATGAAGCAAACTCAAAAACCAGCTTACTACAGGGTAAAGTGCGCATCATTGCCGATGGCAGGTCCGCTTTATTAAATCCGGGTCAACAAGCCACGGTAGCAAATGGCATCAAAATTTCGGAAGTGAATACCGAACAGGTGATAGCATGGAAAAACGGCTACTTCAATTTTGATGACGAAAAATTGGAAAACATTATGAAGAGCGTGTCGAGATGGTATGTTGTTGATGTTGTTTTTGAGGATGACAACTTAAAAAGTGAGACTTATGGCGCCATAACAACACGCTTTGCCAACATTTCAACGCTGCTCAACATCATGGAGCAAACCGGGGATGCAAAGTTCACGATCGAAGGATCTACCATTAAAATAAGCAAGAAAAAAAGTCACCCTGATAAAACCAATTAA
- a CDS encoding sigma-70 family RNA polymerase sigma factor, translated as MLNYSLYTDHELTSLLKEDDHTAFTEIYKRYWKKMLLIAWNHSNDNTASKDIVHEVFISLWERRHVVEVTNLPAFLATSVKFSIYKYYQRENRRSELARLNYEFNELTNDEAKLDALFLREYIDGIVEEMPERCRLVFRYSREMGLKNHEIATRISITEKAVEANLTRALKIIRAELKNYGWTILLTLYTIYAFLK; from the coding sequence ATGTTGAACTACAGCTTATATACTGACCATGAACTTACATCCTTGCTGAAAGAGGACGATCACACCGCATTTACAGAGATTTATAAAAGATACTGGAAAAAGATGCTTTTGATAGCCTGGAATCATAGCAATGATAATACGGCGTCGAAAGATATCGTGCACGAGGTTTTTATTTCGTTATGGGAGCGCCGCCACGTGGTGGAGGTAACGAATCTTCCGGCCTTCCTGGCAACTTCGGTTAAATTCAGCATTTATAAATACTACCAACGCGAAAATCGCCGGAGCGAGCTCGCCCGCCTTAATTATGAATTTAATGAACTAACCAATGATGAAGCTAAACTTGACGCCCTTTTTCTGCGGGAATATATTGATGGCATAGTAGAAGAAATGCCTGAAAGATGCCGGTTGGTCTTTCGTTACAGCCGCGAAATGGGTTTGAAAAACCACGAAATAGCCACCCGGATAAGTATCACGGAGAAAGCGGTGGAGGCTAATCTTACCAGAGCCTTAAAGATCATCCGTGCCGAGTTAAAAAATTACGGCTGGACGATATTGCTCACGCTTTATACGATTTACGCTTTTCTTAAGTAG
- a CDS encoding phosphosulfolactate synthase translates to MNYPLSNIPDRTAKPRNSGITMVMDKGLSLRQAEDLVEVGGPYTDIVKLGWATSFVTPNLDEKLKIYREAGIPVYFGGTLFEAFIVRGEFDEYRRILDKYKLEHAEVSDGSIEIEHDVKCEYIRKLSEQVTVISEVGSKDIQKIFAPYKWIKLMNAELEAGAWKVIAEARESGNVGIYRDSGEVRQGLVDEILTQIPEDKIIWEAPQKAQQVWFIKLIGANVSLGNIAPAEVIPLETLRLGIRSDTFDHFLNL, encoded by the coding sequence ATGAACTACCCTTTAAGCAATATTCCCGATCGCACTGCCAAACCCCGCAACAGCGGCATAACCATGGTAATGGACAAGGGATTAAGTTTACGGCAAGCCGAGGACCTGGTAGAGGTTGGCGGCCCATATACCGATATTGTTAAACTTGGCTGGGCAACGTCATTTGTTACACCAAACCTGGATGAAAAATTAAAAATATACCGCGAAGCCGGGATACCTGTTTACTTTGGGGGCACTTTATTCGAAGCGTTTATTGTGCGGGGTGAGTTTGATGAATACCGCCGCATACTGGATAAATACAAGCTGGAACATGCCGAAGTTTCGGATGGCTCTATCGAGATTGAACATGACGTAAAATGCGAATACATCCGTAAGCTGAGCGAGCAGGTAACGGTCATTTCGGAGGTGGGATCCAAAGACATTCAAAAAATATTTGCCCCTTATAAATGGATAAAGCTGATGAATGCCGAGCTGGAAGCCGGTGCGTGGAAAGTAATAGCCGAAGCCCGCGAAAGCGGCAATGTCGGCATCTACCGCGATTCCGGCGAGGTAAGGCAGGGGCTTGTGGATGAGATATTAACCCAGATACCGGAAGACAAGATCATTTGGGAAGCTCCGCAAAAAGCGCAGCAGGTATGGTTCATCAAGCTGATAGGCGCTAATGTAAGTTTAGGCAACATAGCCCCGGCCGAGGTGATCCCGCTGGAAACCCTCCGTTTGGGTATTCGCAGTGATACTTTTGATCATTTTTTGAATCTCTAA
- a CDS encoding tetratricopeptide repeat protein: MEEDFEFGFTEDPKFSVERYEEMIRNHDQYFFDAQAFENIIDYYIEKNDPAKALQVVEYACNQHPFAAVFLIKQAQLLVVTNRVSEAFASLEKAALLEASDADIYIIRGNLYENMERYAEALENYEKALDLAEETDEILLHISYVYQNMGDYDTAITYLKLCLQQNMENQDALYELAFCYDVMDNQEESVQFYMQYIDSEPYSYAAWYNLGNAYTKLSLFEKAIDAYDYAILIKDSFASAYFNKGNALVNLEKYAEAIEVYRQTFEYEQPNADTYCAIGECYEKLEQMDDARAFYKKAVKMDSKLADGWFGIGVTLDFEERYFEALHFYKKALDLDIANADYWFAIADAEYKLGHLAEAEQAYEKVVELNPIDVDAWLDYSSILYEQSRLVDAVEVMAQAIKNNPDAAELYYRMVAYLFAAGDYKEALNHLEMALAADPEKHYILFDYLPQLQKNKVILDIINRYAK; this comes from the coding sequence ATGGAAGAAGACTTTGAATTTGGATTCACCGAGGACCCCAAGTTTTCGGTTGAACGTTACGAAGAAATGATTCGTAATCATGACCAGTATTTTTTTGATGCGCAGGCGTTTGAAAACATTATCGACTACTACATCGAAAAGAATGACCCGGCGAAAGCCCTGCAGGTTGTTGAATATGCATGCAACCAGCACCCCTTCGCCGCTGTATTTTTGATCAAACAGGCACAACTTCTGGTGGTTACCAATCGCGTCAGCGAAGCTTTTGCTTCACTGGAGAAGGCCGCCCTGCTCGAGGCTTCCGATGCGGATATTTATATCATCCGCGGAAACCTGTACGAGAACATGGAGCGCTATGCCGAGGCGTTGGAAAATTACGAGAAGGCGCTTGACCTGGCCGAAGAGACCGATGAGATACTGCTGCATATTTCCTATGTATATCAAAACATGGGCGACTATGACACAGCTATAACCTACCTGAAGCTTTGCCTGCAACAGAACATGGAAAACCAGGACGCGCTGTATGAGCTCGCTTTCTGCTATGATGTAATGGACAACCAGGAGGAGAGCGTGCAGTTTTACATGCAATATATCGACAGCGAGCCCTACAGTTATGCTGCCTGGTATAACCTGGGCAACGCCTATACCAAGCTTAGTTTGTTCGAGAAAGCTATAGATGCTTATGATTACGCTATCCTGATCAAGGATAGCTTTGCATCCGCCTACTTTAATAAAGGCAATGCACTGGTGAACCTTGAAAAATATGCGGAAGCGATAGAAGTTTACCGCCAGACTTTCGAATATGAACAGCCTAATGCCGATACCTACTGTGCAATAGGCGAATGCTACGAGAAGCTGGAGCAAATGGATGATGCCCGTGCCTTTTACAAAAAGGCAGTAAAAATGGACTCCAAGCTGGCCGATGGCTGGTTCGGCATAGGGGTGACGCTTGATTTTGAAGAGCGTTATTTCGAGGCGCTGCATTTTTACAAAAAGGCGCTCGATCTCGACATCGCCAATGCGGATTACTGGTTCGCGATAGCTGATGCTGAATATAAGCTGGGCCACCTGGCCGAAGCCGAACAGGCTTATGAAAAAGTGGTGGAGCTTAACCCGATAGATGTAGATGCCTGGCTGGATTATTCGTCCATATTGTATGAGCAAAGCCGCCTGGTAGATGCCGTGGAAGTAATGGCCCAGGCTATAAAAAACAATCCTGACGCTGCAGAACTATACTACCGCATGGTAGCTTACCTGTTCGCCGCGGGCGACTATAAGGAGGCGCTGAATCATTTGGAAATGGCCCTGGCTGCCGATCCTGAAAAACATTATATCCTGTTCGATTACCTGCCTCAGTTGCAAAAAAACAAGGTGATACTGGATATCATCAACCGATATGCAAAATAA